The proteins below are encoded in one region of Chaetodon trifascialis isolate fChaTrf1 chromosome 11, fChaTrf1.hap1, whole genome shotgun sequence:
- the st18 gene encoding suppression of tumorigenicity 18 protein isoform X2 produces MKFNTMFYTVFDLNGMLEKTMKGADKAIVAKSFGKWKSSSLRSRTMEKPDEPSEESKEDSLSNCTCEAPQLGKKPVDNEFHDHLLRDNKCESSNQGGQCGFGIFSSRTVGKLQSKMDSEGEEQTLKTCNSSTGLADCNAETHSPYGSMARKRSAQEGVQGAPVNKRKSLLMKPRHYSPSEACEEESEDLAPPQDKEELRNIDTPADGNLSAINGVTNNNGCYDMAAKSSDSLGWSEVTSNGSPQCEPDTSERLMDEDDEDLLNNEEDQSQDRMSGTSSPQTPHEDMREAEWEPLSLSAKVNGSGCSPSRASEDLSGRNGHMKEEPHPDSGGLMGRASIFQAEALRYRPLPTEEDSEGEAEAERPPRLDSWALGLHERGLEMSRGRVNFSLLEQAIALQTEQRQALHHAYREMDRFLMEQMTNERRHHRMMDMDSRLNYHGGKDSPRTDKKDIKCPTPGCDGTGHVTGLYPHHRSLSGCPHKVRVPPEILAMHENVLKCPTPGCTGRGHVNSNRSTHRSLSGCPIAAAVKVSKPQDESLKCRQTPDRSPRAIGLIKKFEMNQLNYRLSHPVAALQTSLTKDMDKYSRIRFDYASFDAQVFGKQPLMGTNQDQETPHFPDSPQQYPGFLSAPGGRLPTSGQHSPPSQFKKEDGLQAAAATAAILNLSTRYRKNMEAVAGRPLATSTKDMLIEVDENGTLDLSMKKCKENVKAQMKTPLDDPLSPSESTVAKGGSVLISPAFYQPLCERDSWESPIPVNFSKAHTLQDAEEDYDHASSEDQHYQGDASMLSPKAKLLLRDSKKELLSCPTPGCDGSGHVTGNYASHRSVSGCPLADKTLKSLMAANSQELKCPTPGCDGSGHVTGNYASHRSLSGCPRARKGGLKLTPNKDDKDEQELKCPVIGCDGQGHISGKYTSHRSAGSCPLAAKRQKESSINGLPFAWKASKQELPHCPLPGCNGLGHANNVFATHRSLSGCPLNAQSIKKKHSEEEMTIKLKASSGVENKEDIQHLDHEIQELNESNMKIEADMMQLQTQQISSMECNLKTIEEENKMIEQHNDSLLKELARLSQALINSLTDIQLPQMGPISEHNFEAYVNTLTDMYNNSEHEYSPECKALLDNIKQAIKGIHV; encoded by the exons ATAATGAATTTCATGATCACCTCCTGAGAGATAACAAGTGTGAAAGCAGCAACCAGGGTGGACAGTGTGGATTTGGCATCTTTTCCTCCAGAACGGTTGGAAAACTACAATCAAAG atgGATTCTGAAGGCGAggagcaaacactgaaaacatgtaaCAGTAGCACAG GGCTGGCCGACTGCAATGCCGAGACTCACAG CCCATATGGGTCCAtggcgaggaagaggagtgctCAGGAAGGGGTGCAGGGCGCCCCCGTCAACAAGAGAAAGTCCCTGCTGATGAAGCCCCGCCACTACAGCCCCAGCGAGGCATGTGAAGAGGAGAGCGAGGACCTGGCACCGCCACAGGACAAAGAAGAGCTGAGGAACATTGACACTCCAGCAG aTGGAAACTTAAGTGCAATCAATGGAGTTACCAACAATAATGGCTGCTATGATATGGCAGCAAAGTCCAGCGATTCTCTCGGATGGTCGGAGGTTACATCGAATGGCTCCCCGCAGTGTGAGCCGGACACATCCGAACGTCTGATGGATGAAGACGACGAGGACCTCCTTAATAATGAAGAAGACCAAAGTCAAGACAGGATGAGCGGCACATCGTCGCCGCAGACTCCACACGAAGACATGAGGGAGGCTGAGTGGGAGccgctgtctctgtctgccaaGGTGAACGGCTCAGGCTGCAGTCCCTCCAGAGCCTCCGAAGATCTGTCAGGCAGGAACGGCCACATGAAAGAAGAGCCTCACCCAGACTCAGGTGGTCTGATGGGCAGGGCGAGTATTTTTCAGGCTGAGGCTCTACGATACAGACCGCTCCCCAcggaggaggacagtgagggggaggcggaggcggagagGCCACCTCGGCTGGACAGCTGGGCTCTGGGCCTTCACGAGAGAGGCCTGGAGATGAGCCGAGGGCGTGTGAACTTCAGCCTGCTGGAGCAGGCCATagctctgcagacagagcaaaGACAGGCCCTACACCATGCCTACAGGGAGATGGACCGGTTCCTCATGGAGCAGATGACCAATGAAAGAAGGCACCATAGGATGATGGACATGGACAGCAGACTCAACTATCATGGAGGAAAAG ATTCTCCACGTACAGACAAAAAGGATATAAAGTGTCCAACTCCTGGCTGCGATGGCACCGGTCATGTGACAGGCCTGTACCCACATCACAGGAGTTTGTCTGGGTGTCCTCATAAAGTCCGAGTTCCTCCAGAGA TTCTGGCCATGCATGAGAACGTCCTCAAGTGCCCTACACCCGGGTGCACAGGAAGAGGACATGTCAACAGCAACCGTAGCACGCACCGGAG TCTCTCAGGCTGCCCCATCGCTGCTGCAGTGAAGGTCTCCAAACCTCAGGACGAGAGCCTGAAATGCAGACAAACACCTGACCGCTCACCGAG AGCCATCGGTTTGATAAAGAAGTTCGAGATGAACCAGCTGAACTACAGGCTCTCTCATCCAGTAGCAGCCTTGCAAACGAGCCTCACAAAAGACATGGACAAGTACAGCAGAATCCGCTTTGATTACGCCAGCTTTGATGCACAGGTCTTCGGCAAACAGCCTCTGATGGGGACCAACCAGGACCAGGAAACGCCACATTTCCCTGACT CACCTCAGCAGTATCCTGGCTTCCTCAGTGCTCCAGGTGGCCGTTTGCCCACCTCTGGTCAGCACAGCCCGCCGAGTCAATTCAAAAAAGAAGACGGACTCCAAGCCGCAGCAGCGACCGCCGCCATCCTCAACCTCTCCACTCGCTACCGGAAGAACATGGAGGCTGTCGCCGGCCGGCCCTTGGCAACCTCCACAAAG GACATGCTCATAGAGGTGGATGAAAACGGCACGCTGGACTTGAGCATGAAGAAGTGCAAGGAGAACGTAAAAGCCCAGATGAAAACACCTTTGGACGACCCGCTGTCCCCTTCTGAGTCCACCGTGGCCAAAGGCGGGAGCGTGCTCATCAGTCCCGCCTTCTACCAGCcgctgtgtgagagagacagctgGGAGAGCCCCATCCCCGTCAACTTCAGCAAAGCACACACTTTACAGGACGCAGAG GAGGATTACGATCATGCCTCTTCGGAGGACCAACACTATCAAGGAGACGCCAGCATGTTGAGTCCCAAAGCCAAGCTGCTATTACGAGATTCAAAGAAAGAGCTTTTGAG ctgtccGACCCCAGGCTGTGACGGCAGCGGCCATGTGACGGGGAATTATGCATCACATCGGAG TGTGTCTGGATGTCCCCTGGCTGACAAAACACTCAAATCACTGATGGCAGCCAACTCTCAGGAACTAAA GTGCCCAACACCTGGCTGTGATGGATCTGGACATGTGACTGGGAACTATGCTTCGCACAGAAG CTTGTCAGGATGTCCACGTGCCAGAAAGGGAGGTTTGAAGCTCACACCAAACAAGGATGACAAAGATGAGCAAGAGCTTAA GTGTCCAGTAATTGGATGTGACGGGCAGGGCCATATATCGGGAAAATACACATCCCATCGCAGTGCAGGCAGTTGTCCGCTCGCTGCCAAAAGACAGAAGGAGTCGTCCATCAATGGGCTGCCCTTTGCCTGGAAGGCCAGTAAACAGGAACTGCCCCATTGTCCCTTGCCTGGCTGCAATGGCCTTGGACATGCCAATAATGTGTTTGCCACTCACAGAAG TTTGTCGGGTTGCCCACTGAACGCACAGAGTATCAAGAAAAAGCACTCAGAAGAAGAGATGACTATCAAACTGAAAGCCAGCAGTG GTGTTGAAAACAAAGAAGATATTCAACATCTGGATCATGAAATTCAGGAACTGAATGAATCCAACATGAAAATAGAAGCAGACATGATGCAACTTCAAACCCAG CAGATATCATCAATGGAATGTAACCTGAAGACAATTGAAGAGGAGAACAAGATGATTGAACAGCACAACGACAGCCTTCTGAAGGAGCTCGCTCGCCTTAGCCAAGCTCTCATTAACAGTCTAACAGACATTCAGCTGCCTCAAATG ggACCCATCAGTGAGCATAATTTTGAAGCCTATGTGAACACATTAACTGATATGTACAACAACTCGGAGCATGAATACTCTCCAGAGTGCAAGGCCCTCTTGGATAATATCAAACAGGCTATTAAGGGCATCCATGTTTAA
- the st18 gene encoding suppression of tumorigenicity 18 protein isoform X1, producing MKFNTMFYTVFDLNGMLEKTMKGADKAIVAKSFGKWKSSSLRSRTMEKPDEPSEESKEDSLSNCTCEAPQLGKKPVDNEFHDHLLRDNKCESSNQGGQCGFGIFSSRTVGKLQSKMDSEGEEQTLKTCNSSTGLADCNAETHSPYGSMARKRSAQEGVQGAPVNKRKSLLMKPRHYSPSEACEEESEDLAPPQDKEELRNIDTPADGNLSAINGVTNNNGCYDMAAKSSDSLGWSEVTSNGSPQCEPDTSERLMDEDDEDLLNNEEDQSQDRMSGTSSPQTPHEDMREAEWEPLSLSAKVNGSGCSPSRASEDLSGRNGHMKEEPHPDSGGLMGRASIFQAEALRYRPLPTEEDSEGEAEAERPPRLDSWALGLHERGLEMSRGRVNFSLLEQAIALQTEQRQALHHAYREMDRFLMEQMTNERRHHRMMDMDSRLNYHGGKDSPRTDKKDIKCPTPGCDGTGHVTGLYPHHRSLSGCPHKVRVPPEILAMHENVLKCPTPGCTGRGHVNSNRSTHRSLSGCPIAAAVKVSKPQDESLKCRQTPDRSPRAIGLIKKFEMNQLNYRLSHPVAALQTSLTKDMDKYSRIRFDYASFDAQVFGKQPLMGTNQDQETPHFPDSPQQYPGFLSAPGGRLPTSGQHSPPSQFKKEDGLQAAAATAAILNLSTRYRKNMEAVAGRPLATSTKDMLIEVDENGTLDLSMKKCKENVKAQMKTPLDDPLSPSESTVAKGGSVLISPAFYQPLCERDSWESPIPVNFSKAHTLQDAEEDYDHASSEDQHYQGDASMLSPKAKLLLRDSKKELLSCPTPGCDGSGHVTGNYASHRSVSGCPLADKTLKSLMAANSQELKCPTPGCDGSGHVTGNYASHRSLSGCPRARKGGLKLTPNKDDKDEQELKCPVIGCDGQGHISGKYTSHRSAGSCPLAAKRQKESSINGLPFAWKASKQELPHCPLPGCNGLGHANNVFATHRSLSGCPLNAQSIKKKHSEEEMTIKLKASSGVENKEDIQHLDHEIQELNESNMKIEADMMQLQTQISSMECNLKTIEEENKMIEQHNDSLLKELARLSQALINSLTDIQLPQMGPISEHNFEAYVNTLTDMYNNSEHEYSPECKALLDNIKQAIKGIHV from the exons ATAATGAATTTCATGATCACCTCCTGAGAGATAACAAGTGTGAAAGCAGCAACCAGGGTGGACAGTGTGGATTTGGCATCTTTTCCTCCAGAACGGTTGGAAAACTACAATCAAAG atgGATTCTGAAGGCGAggagcaaacactgaaaacatgtaaCAGTAGCACAG GGCTGGCCGACTGCAATGCCGAGACTCACAG CCCATATGGGTCCAtggcgaggaagaggagtgctCAGGAAGGGGTGCAGGGCGCCCCCGTCAACAAGAGAAAGTCCCTGCTGATGAAGCCCCGCCACTACAGCCCCAGCGAGGCATGTGAAGAGGAGAGCGAGGACCTGGCACCGCCACAGGACAAAGAAGAGCTGAGGAACATTGACACTCCAGCAG aTGGAAACTTAAGTGCAATCAATGGAGTTACCAACAATAATGGCTGCTATGATATGGCAGCAAAGTCCAGCGATTCTCTCGGATGGTCGGAGGTTACATCGAATGGCTCCCCGCAGTGTGAGCCGGACACATCCGAACGTCTGATGGATGAAGACGACGAGGACCTCCTTAATAATGAAGAAGACCAAAGTCAAGACAGGATGAGCGGCACATCGTCGCCGCAGACTCCACACGAAGACATGAGGGAGGCTGAGTGGGAGccgctgtctctgtctgccaaGGTGAACGGCTCAGGCTGCAGTCCCTCCAGAGCCTCCGAAGATCTGTCAGGCAGGAACGGCCACATGAAAGAAGAGCCTCACCCAGACTCAGGTGGTCTGATGGGCAGGGCGAGTATTTTTCAGGCTGAGGCTCTACGATACAGACCGCTCCCCAcggaggaggacagtgagggggaggcggaggcggagagGCCACCTCGGCTGGACAGCTGGGCTCTGGGCCTTCACGAGAGAGGCCTGGAGATGAGCCGAGGGCGTGTGAACTTCAGCCTGCTGGAGCAGGCCATagctctgcagacagagcaaaGACAGGCCCTACACCATGCCTACAGGGAGATGGACCGGTTCCTCATGGAGCAGATGACCAATGAAAGAAGGCACCATAGGATGATGGACATGGACAGCAGACTCAACTATCATGGAGGAAAAG ATTCTCCACGTACAGACAAAAAGGATATAAAGTGTCCAACTCCTGGCTGCGATGGCACCGGTCATGTGACAGGCCTGTACCCACATCACAGGAGTTTGTCTGGGTGTCCTCATAAAGTCCGAGTTCCTCCAGAGA TTCTGGCCATGCATGAGAACGTCCTCAAGTGCCCTACACCCGGGTGCACAGGAAGAGGACATGTCAACAGCAACCGTAGCACGCACCGGAG TCTCTCAGGCTGCCCCATCGCTGCTGCAGTGAAGGTCTCCAAACCTCAGGACGAGAGCCTGAAATGCAGACAAACACCTGACCGCTCACCGAG AGCCATCGGTTTGATAAAGAAGTTCGAGATGAACCAGCTGAACTACAGGCTCTCTCATCCAGTAGCAGCCTTGCAAACGAGCCTCACAAAAGACATGGACAAGTACAGCAGAATCCGCTTTGATTACGCCAGCTTTGATGCACAGGTCTTCGGCAAACAGCCTCTGATGGGGACCAACCAGGACCAGGAAACGCCACATTTCCCTGACT CACCTCAGCAGTATCCTGGCTTCCTCAGTGCTCCAGGTGGCCGTTTGCCCACCTCTGGTCAGCACAGCCCGCCGAGTCAATTCAAAAAAGAAGACGGACTCCAAGCCGCAGCAGCGACCGCCGCCATCCTCAACCTCTCCACTCGCTACCGGAAGAACATGGAGGCTGTCGCCGGCCGGCCCTTGGCAACCTCCACAAAG GACATGCTCATAGAGGTGGATGAAAACGGCACGCTGGACTTGAGCATGAAGAAGTGCAAGGAGAACGTAAAAGCCCAGATGAAAACACCTTTGGACGACCCGCTGTCCCCTTCTGAGTCCACCGTGGCCAAAGGCGGGAGCGTGCTCATCAGTCCCGCCTTCTACCAGCcgctgtgtgagagagacagctgGGAGAGCCCCATCCCCGTCAACTTCAGCAAAGCACACACTTTACAGGACGCAGAG GAGGATTACGATCATGCCTCTTCGGAGGACCAACACTATCAAGGAGACGCCAGCATGTTGAGTCCCAAAGCCAAGCTGCTATTACGAGATTCAAAGAAAGAGCTTTTGAG ctgtccGACCCCAGGCTGTGACGGCAGCGGCCATGTGACGGGGAATTATGCATCACATCGGAG TGTGTCTGGATGTCCCCTGGCTGACAAAACACTCAAATCACTGATGGCAGCCAACTCTCAGGAACTAAA GTGCCCAACACCTGGCTGTGATGGATCTGGACATGTGACTGGGAACTATGCTTCGCACAGAAG CTTGTCAGGATGTCCACGTGCCAGAAAGGGAGGTTTGAAGCTCACACCAAACAAGGATGACAAAGATGAGCAAGAGCTTAA GTGTCCAGTAATTGGATGTGACGGGCAGGGCCATATATCGGGAAAATACACATCCCATCGCAGTGCAGGCAGTTGTCCGCTCGCTGCCAAAAGACAGAAGGAGTCGTCCATCAATGGGCTGCCCTTTGCCTGGAAGGCCAGTAAACAGGAACTGCCCCATTGTCCCTTGCCTGGCTGCAATGGCCTTGGACATGCCAATAATGTGTTTGCCACTCACAGAAG TTTGTCGGGTTGCCCACTGAACGCACAGAGTATCAAGAAAAAGCACTCAGAAGAAGAGATGACTATCAAACTGAAAGCCAGCAGTG GTGTTGAAAACAAAGAAGATATTCAACATCTGGATCATGAAATTCAGGAACTGAATGAATCCAACATGAAAATAGAAGCAGACATGATGCAACTTCAAACCCAG ATATCATCAATGGAATGTAACCTGAAGACAATTGAAGAGGAGAACAAGATGATTGAACAGCACAACGACAGCCTTCTGAAGGAGCTCGCTCGCCTTAGCCAAGCTCTCATTAACAGTCTAACAGACATTCAGCTGCCTCAAATG ggACCCATCAGTGAGCATAATTTTGAAGCCTATGTGAACACATTAACTGATATGTACAACAACTCGGAGCATGAATACTCTCCAGAGTGCAAGGCCCTCTTGGATAATATCAAACAGGCTATTAAGGGCATCCATGTTTAA
- the st18 gene encoding suppression of tumorigenicity 18 protein isoform X3 has translation MDSEGEEQTLKTCNSSTGLADCNAETHSPYGSMARKRSAQEGVQGAPVNKRKSLLMKPRHYSPSEACEEESEDLAPPQDKEELRNIDTPADGNLSAINGVTNNNGCYDMAAKSSDSLGWSEVTSNGSPQCEPDTSERLMDEDDEDLLNNEEDQSQDRMSGTSSPQTPHEDMREAEWEPLSLSAKVNGSGCSPSRASEDLSGRNGHMKEEPHPDSGGLMGRASIFQAEALRYRPLPTEEDSEGEAEAERPPRLDSWALGLHERGLEMSRGRVNFSLLEQAIALQTEQRQALHHAYREMDRFLMEQMTNERRHHRMMDMDSRLNYHGGKDSPRTDKKDIKCPTPGCDGTGHVTGLYPHHRSLSGCPHKVRVPPEILAMHENVLKCPTPGCTGRGHVNSNRSTHRSLSGCPIAAAVKVSKPQDESLKCRQTPDRSPRAIGLIKKFEMNQLNYRLSHPVAALQTSLTKDMDKYSRIRFDYASFDAQVFGKQPLMGTNQDQETPHFPDSPQQYPGFLSAPGGRLPTSGQHSPPSQFKKEDGLQAAAATAAILNLSTRYRKNMEAVAGRPLATSTKDMLIEVDENGTLDLSMKKCKENVKAQMKTPLDDPLSPSESTVAKGGSVLISPAFYQPLCERDSWESPIPVNFSKAHTLQDAEEDYDHASSEDQHYQGDASMLSPKAKLLLRDSKKELLSCPTPGCDGSGHVTGNYASHRSVSGCPLADKTLKSLMAANSQELKCPTPGCDGSGHVTGNYASHRSLSGCPRARKGGLKLTPNKDDKDEQELKCPVIGCDGQGHISGKYTSHRSAGSCPLAAKRQKESSINGLPFAWKASKQELPHCPLPGCNGLGHANNVFATHRSLSGCPLNAQSIKKKHSEEEMTIKLKASSGVENKEDIQHLDHEIQELNESNMKIEADMMQLQTQQISSMECNLKTIEEENKMIEQHNDSLLKELARLSQALINSLTDIQLPQMGPISEHNFEAYVNTLTDMYNNSEHEYSPECKALLDNIKQAIKGIHV, from the exons atgGATTCTGAAGGCGAggagcaaacactgaaaacatgtaaCAGTAGCACAG GGCTGGCCGACTGCAATGCCGAGACTCACAG CCCATATGGGTCCAtggcgaggaagaggagtgctCAGGAAGGGGTGCAGGGCGCCCCCGTCAACAAGAGAAAGTCCCTGCTGATGAAGCCCCGCCACTACAGCCCCAGCGAGGCATGTGAAGAGGAGAGCGAGGACCTGGCACCGCCACAGGACAAAGAAGAGCTGAGGAACATTGACACTCCAGCAG aTGGAAACTTAAGTGCAATCAATGGAGTTACCAACAATAATGGCTGCTATGATATGGCAGCAAAGTCCAGCGATTCTCTCGGATGGTCGGAGGTTACATCGAATGGCTCCCCGCAGTGTGAGCCGGACACATCCGAACGTCTGATGGATGAAGACGACGAGGACCTCCTTAATAATGAAGAAGACCAAAGTCAAGACAGGATGAGCGGCACATCGTCGCCGCAGACTCCACACGAAGACATGAGGGAGGCTGAGTGGGAGccgctgtctctgtctgccaaGGTGAACGGCTCAGGCTGCAGTCCCTCCAGAGCCTCCGAAGATCTGTCAGGCAGGAACGGCCACATGAAAGAAGAGCCTCACCCAGACTCAGGTGGTCTGATGGGCAGGGCGAGTATTTTTCAGGCTGAGGCTCTACGATACAGACCGCTCCCCAcggaggaggacagtgagggggaggcggaggcggagagGCCACCTCGGCTGGACAGCTGGGCTCTGGGCCTTCACGAGAGAGGCCTGGAGATGAGCCGAGGGCGTGTGAACTTCAGCCTGCTGGAGCAGGCCATagctctgcagacagagcaaaGACAGGCCCTACACCATGCCTACAGGGAGATGGACCGGTTCCTCATGGAGCAGATGACCAATGAAAGAAGGCACCATAGGATGATGGACATGGACAGCAGACTCAACTATCATGGAGGAAAAG ATTCTCCACGTACAGACAAAAAGGATATAAAGTGTCCAACTCCTGGCTGCGATGGCACCGGTCATGTGACAGGCCTGTACCCACATCACAGGAGTTTGTCTGGGTGTCCTCATAAAGTCCGAGTTCCTCCAGAGA TTCTGGCCATGCATGAGAACGTCCTCAAGTGCCCTACACCCGGGTGCACAGGAAGAGGACATGTCAACAGCAACCGTAGCACGCACCGGAG TCTCTCAGGCTGCCCCATCGCTGCTGCAGTGAAGGTCTCCAAACCTCAGGACGAGAGCCTGAAATGCAGACAAACACCTGACCGCTCACCGAG AGCCATCGGTTTGATAAAGAAGTTCGAGATGAACCAGCTGAACTACAGGCTCTCTCATCCAGTAGCAGCCTTGCAAACGAGCCTCACAAAAGACATGGACAAGTACAGCAGAATCCGCTTTGATTACGCCAGCTTTGATGCACAGGTCTTCGGCAAACAGCCTCTGATGGGGACCAACCAGGACCAGGAAACGCCACATTTCCCTGACT CACCTCAGCAGTATCCTGGCTTCCTCAGTGCTCCAGGTGGCCGTTTGCCCACCTCTGGTCAGCACAGCCCGCCGAGTCAATTCAAAAAAGAAGACGGACTCCAAGCCGCAGCAGCGACCGCCGCCATCCTCAACCTCTCCACTCGCTACCGGAAGAACATGGAGGCTGTCGCCGGCCGGCCCTTGGCAACCTCCACAAAG GACATGCTCATAGAGGTGGATGAAAACGGCACGCTGGACTTGAGCATGAAGAAGTGCAAGGAGAACGTAAAAGCCCAGATGAAAACACCTTTGGACGACCCGCTGTCCCCTTCTGAGTCCACCGTGGCCAAAGGCGGGAGCGTGCTCATCAGTCCCGCCTTCTACCAGCcgctgtgtgagagagacagctgGGAGAGCCCCATCCCCGTCAACTTCAGCAAAGCACACACTTTACAGGACGCAGAG GAGGATTACGATCATGCCTCTTCGGAGGACCAACACTATCAAGGAGACGCCAGCATGTTGAGTCCCAAAGCCAAGCTGCTATTACGAGATTCAAAGAAAGAGCTTTTGAG ctgtccGACCCCAGGCTGTGACGGCAGCGGCCATGTGACGGGGAATTATGCATCACATCGGAG TGTGTCTGGATGTCCCCTGGCTGACAAAACACTCAAATCACTGATGGCAGCCAACTCTCAGGAACTAAA GTGCCCAACACCTGGCTGTGATGGATCTGGACATGTGACTGGGAACTATGCTTCGCACAGAAG CTTGTCAGGATGTCCACGTGCCAGAAAGGGAGGTTTGAAGCTCACACCAAACAAGGATGACAAAGATGAGCAAGAGCTTAA GTGTCCAGTAATTGGATGTGACGGGCAGGGCCATATATCGGGAAAATACACATCCCATCGCAGTGCAGGCAGTTGTCCGCTCGCTGCCAAAAGACAGAAGGAGTCGTCCATCAATGGGCTGCCCTTTGCCTGGAAGGCCAGTAAACAGGAACTGCCCCATTGTCCCTTGCCTGGCTGCAATGGCCTTGGACATGCCAATAATGTGTTTGCCACTCACAGAAG TTTGTCGGGTTGCCCACTGAACGCACAGAGTATCAAGAAAAAGCACTCAGAAGAAGAGATGACTATCAAACTGAAAGCCAGCAGTG GTGTTGAAAACAAAGAAGATATTCAACATCTGGATCATGAAATTCAGGAACTGAATGAATCCAACATGAAAATAGAAGCAGACATGATGCAACTTCAAACCCAG CAGATATCATCAATGGAATGTAACCTGAAGACAATTGAAGAGGAGAACAAGATGATTGAACAGCACAACGACAGCCTTCTGAAGGAGCTCGCTCGCCTTAGCCAAGCTCTCATTAACAGTCTAACAGACATTCAGCTGCCTCAAATG ggACCCATCAGTGAGCATAATTTTGAAGCCTATGTGAACACATTAACTGATATGTACAACAACTCGGAGCATGAATACTCTCCAGAGTGCAAGGCCCTCTTGGATAATATCAAACAGGCTATTAAGGGCATCCATGTTTAA